The Papaver somniferum cultivar HN1 chromosome 3, ASM357369v1, whole genome shotgun sequence genome includes a region encoding these proteins:
- the LOC113359663 gene encoding E3 ubiquitin-protein ligase RHF2A-like, with amino-acid sequence MTISWKLILYYSGYKYDKYLSNVDFELKSATYIFLSTCTNLLTQLTSLGRNSQRNEGSAKFPGQAISLKDATSQELFTATEQERNFQLRSSRNATIFHHPTLHNFNLPHLSVGANDSELEERILQHLAAATAMGRAHHFARRESQRTSSNKGHSPYMVFSPNSDIGPSGPVSGITSQRRREHERNPLVTGVSPSAPVLFPLRYLFQSIFLNQSR; translated from the exons ATGACCATTTCATGGAAGCTGATACTATATTACAGTGGATATAAATATGACAAGTATCTTTCAAATGTTGATTTTGAATTG AAAAGTGCCACGTATATTTTTTTGTCCACCTGTACTAAtctgttgactcagctaactagCCTTGGACGGAATTCTCAACGAAACGAG GGCTCAGCGAAGTTCCCAGGGCAAGCCATAAGCCTGAAGGATGCTACCAG CCAAGAACTCTTTACGGCAACAGAGCAGGAGAGAAACTTCCAACTTCGTTCATCCCGAAATGCCACAATATTTCATCATCCCACCTTGCACAATTTTAACTTACCACAT TTATCAGTAGGTGCAAATGATTCCGAACTTGAAGAGCGTATACTTCAGCATTTAGCTGCTGCTACCGCAATGGGAAGAGCACATCATTTTGCTAGGAGGGAAAGCCAGCGGACATCTTCAAATAAAGGTCATTCACCATACATGGTATTCTCCCCCAACTCTGACATTGGTCCAAGTGGTCCTGTTTCTGGCATTACttcccaaagaagaagagaaCATGAGCGAAATCCACTAgttactggagttagtccatcaGCACCGGTGCTCTTCCCATTGAGGTACCTCTT CCAGTCGATCTTCCTCAATCAATCGAGATAG